The genomic segment CATGCCGGGTTGCTGAGAACCCTGTCCGGGGCAGAGGAGAGCGGAGGTCACATCTGTAGGGAACACGGAACGTGGTGTGCGGGGGCATGCCTCCCAGTCACCAAGTACTTCGAATCACGTTGTGGAATCCCTACAAACAGCGACCGGATTCGGTGTGATGCGGGCGACGTTGTGCCGCCCCTCACTGTCGTGCTGGAGCCGTGGTCACCAGAGACCGCGTGAGCGGGCCAGGCGGCCCACGGTCAGGGCCGTCCGCAACACGAGCGCGTCCCGCGGATCGGCGGCGTTGCGGCCGGTGAGTTCGGTCGCCTTCTTCAGCCGGTAGCGCACCGTGTTGGGATGCACGAACAACTGGCGGGCGCACGTTTCGAGCACACCGCCGGTCTCCAGGTAGGTCTCGATGGTCTCCAGCAGCGCGGGCCCGGCGTTCTCCAGGGGGCGCGCGATCTCGTCCATCAGCACGCGTTCGGCCTCGGCGTCGCCCGCGAGTGCTCGTTCGGGCAGGAGGTCGATGGACCGCGTGGGACGGGGTGCGGAGGGCCAGCCGACCACGGCCCGCAGTCCCGACAGTGCCTCGGCCGCGCTGCGGTGGGCCTCGGCGAGGCTGCTCACCGTGGGACCCGCGACGACCGGTCCCTCGGCGAACGCCGTGGACAGGACGGGCAGGACGTCCTCCGCCTTCGCGGTACCCGTCGTGGGGCCCGCGACCACCACGACCAGGCGCGAGCCCTGCACGCCGAGCAGCACGGGCCTGCCCACGCGGGCGGCCTTGCTGCGCACCTCGAAGACGACCGAGGGCGGATCGTCGGACGGCGGATTGCCCACGAGGACGGTGGCGTCGGCGGCCGGGTCCCACCCCAGTGCGGCGGCCCGGGACAGGACCGACTCCTCCGCGTCACCCCGAACGACGCCGTCGACCACGAGGGCTTCGAGTCGCGCGTCCCACGCGCCCCGAGCCTCGGCCGCCGCGGCGTAGGAGTTGGCCGCGGCGAACGCGATCTCCCGCCCGTACCGCAGGATGCCCTCGGTCAACACGGCTCGCTCGGCCGCGTCCGCCGCGAAGCGGGGGAGCTGCTCCTCGAAGACGTCGAGTGCGAGGCGCACGAGCTCCACCGTCTGACGGAGGCTGACCCAGCGGGACAGCTCCCTCGGCGCCGAACGGAACGCCTCGGTGGTGAGCTTGAGGGCCTCCTGCGAGTCGCGCATCCAGCGCACGAATCCGGCGGCACCGGCCTGGGTGATGAGCAGGACGCTGGCGCGTTGGTCGGCGGGCAGTCGGCCGAACCAGGACAGGCGTTCCTCGATGGCGGCGACGCTGGCCTTGGCGAGCCGCCCGGACGCCCGTTCGAGCGCGCGCAGCGTGGCTTCGGACAGCCCGTGCCGAGGCAGCGCGGGTTCGTGGTCGGACAGAGCCGGAGACGGTTCAGTGGACATGCTGGTGCCGAATCCTACGCGGGACGTCTCGGACGCTGGGGTCGCACGGTCCGGCAGCGTCGCCACCGCGAGGGCTGAAACGAGATCGCCCGACGCGCCGTGTTCCGTCGCGTCGGGCGATCTCACTTCCCCGGTCCCCACCGGTGTCCCCACTATGAAGTGCGAGATCACGACCCGCCACCGGACTCACCCGATCGTGAGTACCGGCGACAGGTCGCTCTCCGGTCCACAGAGGACATTCCTGGACATCCATGGACACCGATGGACACCGAACGGACTACGTCACGCCACGCCGGAGTCCGACGTCTGCGGGCCCGCGGCCATGACGTCGTGGATCTGGTACTTCCGGGCGGCCTCCACGACCCGGTCCTGCGGCACCTCGCCACCGCGGGCGAGCATCGCGAGCACACCGACCGTGATCGACTCCGCGTCGACGAGGAAGTGGCGACGGGCCGCGGGACGCGTGTCGGAGAACCCGAACCCGTCCGTACCCAGCGTGAGCATGTCGGTGGGCACCCACGGGCGGATCAGGTCCGGCACCGCGCGCATCCAGTCCGACACCGCCACGACCGGTCCCTCGGCGTCCGACAACGCCTCGGTGACGTACGGCGTCCGCGGCGCGTCGGCGGGGTGGAGGAAGTTGTCGCGGTCGACCTCCACGGCCTCCCGGCGCAGCTCCGACCACGAGGTCGCCGACCACACGTCGGCGCGGACGCCCCACTCCTCGGCGAGGATCGTCTGCGC from the Saccharomonospora azurea NA-128 genome contains:
- a CDS encoding PucR family transcriptional regulator; this encodes MSTEPSPALSDHEPALPRHGLSEATLRALERASGRLAKASVAAIEERLSWFGRLPADQRASVLLITQAGAAGFVRWMRDSQEALKLTTEAFRSAPRELSRWVSLRQTVELVRLALDVFEEQLPRFAADAAERAVLTEGILRYGREIAFAAANSYAAAAEARGAWDARLEALVVDGVVRGDAEESVLSRAAALGWDPAADATVLVGNPPSDDPPSVVFEVRSKAARVGRPVLLGVQGSRLVVVVAGPTTGTAKAEDVLPVLSTAFAEGPVVAGPTVSSLAEAHRSAAEALSGLRAVVGWPSAPRPTRSIDLLPERALAGDAEAERVLMDEIARPLENAGPALLETIETYLETGGVLETCARQLFVHPNTVRYRLKKATELTGRNAADPRDALVLRTALTVGRLARSRGLW